One region of Moraxella sp. ZY210820 genomic DNA includes:
- a CDS encoding bifunctional (p)ppGpp synthetase/guanosine-3',5'-bis(diphosphate) 3'-pyrophosphohydrolase, with translation MPDCIRQAKDQLKLIIEPYLPTDQVNWVMDAADFADKAHEGVTRKSGEPYILHPIAVTCLLANMRLDYETLMAGLMHDVIEDTPVTKEQMAEKYGKTTADLVDGVTKMSHSSDKLFNKALTFRKILQATLQDPRVIMVKLADRYHNMTTLDSLRPDKRARIAQETIDIYVPMARIVGMNDMADQLELLCYENLDLEVFNNIQNALAEAKPNRCQYQKQWEQALAHIFQTLEIAATIEKKDNKVELFRRFMRGKISLHELSHSHSFNVIVPTIANCDTLAEYLKQHFEVLFYADNIRHPLPGGNQSLRIKLKGEHTFLTLNIQTELMQRASQYGVVLGENAPQACRSAIQASMQNLNTLLDVDDAKTTFDDLLDYLHQDKIWVYTPQGHVHELPKGATAVDFAYAVSTFLGDHTVGAKIDKEIKPLSTPLLQGQTVEIIKDVLATPNPDWLSFVNTQKARRAIQNILKEQDVEEQRLIGAQALDRALRLFNRSSQDLTEQDWADVLQWQNIQSKQRLFEQIAIGDLLPQLVANRLFARENSEQDIESDRLIKGTEGIDVKYAQCCNPILGDIIQGNLTRRGLIVHRVKCTHLEHERSINPENIMPLQWNNEIDDVSFTAYLSIHAELDDEQVSRMIYQCRKMQIGVEGIYPQEEQTYAHLVVKNRNHLAEVMRELRSLLAFPQITRLKAPMIIKH, from the coding sequence ATGCCAGACTGTATTCGTCAAGCCAAAGACCAGCTCAAGTTAATTATTGAACCTTATTTACCCACAGATCAAGTAAATTGGGTAATGGATGCTGCTGATTTTGCAGATAAAGCACATGAAGGCGTTACACGTAAAAGTGGTGAACCATATATTTTACACCCAATTGCGGTTACTTGTTTATTGGCAAATATGCGTTTGGATTATGAAACTTTAATGGCAGGTCTAATGCATGATGTCATTGAAGATACACCTGTAACTAAAGAACAAATGGCTGAAAAATATGGTAAAACTACAGCCGATTTGGTTGATGGTGTAACCAAAATGAGTCATTCAAGCGATAAACTTTTTAATAAAGCACTTACATTTCGTAAAATTTTACAAGCAACTTTACAAGACCCACGAGTGATTATGGTTAAACTGGCTGACCGTTATCACAATATGACCACGCTTGATTCTCTACGCCCTGATAAACGTGCGAGAATTGCTCAAGAAACCATCGATATTTACGTCCCTATGGCTCGCATTGTGGGTATGAATGATATGGCAGATCAACTTGAGTTATTGTGCTACGAAAATTTAGATTTAGAGGTTTTTAATAATATTCAAAATGCCCTTGCTGAAGCGAAACCCAATCGTTGCCAATATCAAAAACAATGGGAACAAGCATTAGCACATATTTTCCAGACTTTAGAAATTGCTGCAACTATTGAGAAAAAAGATAACAAAGTCGAATTATTCCGCCGTTTTATGCGTGGTAAAATCTCACTGCATGAACTATCGCATAGCCATTCATTTAATGTAATTGTTCCAACTATTGCCAATTGTGATACGCTTGCAGAGTATTTAAAACAGCATTTTGAAGTCCTATTCTATGCTGATAATATCCGCCACCCTTTACCGGGGGGCAATCAGTCATTGCGTATCAAATTAAAAGGTGAGCATACCTTTTTGACTTTAAATATTCAAACTGAACTGATGCAACGTGCATCACAATATGGTGTTGTTTTAGGCGAGAATGCACCACAAGCATGTCGTTCCGCTATTCAAGCATCAATGCAAAATTTAAATACTTTACTTGATGTTGATGATGCTAAAACTACTTTTGATGATTTATTAGACTATTTACATCAAGATAAAATTTGGGTTTATACACCACAAGGTCATGTACATGAATTACCAAAAGGTGCAACAGCAGTAGATTTTGCTTATGCAGTAAGTACATTTTTAGGTGATCATACAGTTGGTGCAAAAATTGATAAAGAAATCAAGCCACTTTCTACACCTTTATTACAAGGACAAACCGTTGAAATTATTAAAGATGTATTGGCAACACCAAACCCAGATTGGCTCAGTTTTGTCAATACACAAAAAGCTCGCCGCGCTATTCAAAATATTCTAAAAGAACAAGATGTAGAAGAACAACGCTTAATCGGTGCTCAAGCATTAGACCGTGCATTACGTTTATTTAATCGTTCTAGTCAAGATTTGACCGAACAAGATTGGGCAGATGTTTTACAATGGCAGAATATTCAAAGCAAACAACGTTTATTTGAACAAATTGCTATTGGTGATTTATTACCACAATTGGTAGCAAATCGTTTATTTGCACGAGAAAATAGTGAGCAAGATATTGAATCTGACCGTTTAATTAAAGGCACAGAAGGCATTGATGTTAAATATGCACAATGCTGTAATCCGATTTTAGGCGATATTATTCAAGGTAATTTGACACGACGTGGTTTAATTGTACATCGTGTTAAATGTACGCATTTAGAGCATGAACGTAGCATCAATCCTGAAAATATCATGCCTTTACAATGGAATAATGAGATTGATGATGTTAGTTTTACTGCTTATTTAAGTATTCATGCTGAACTTGATGATGAACAAGTTTCTCGTATGATTTACCAATGTCGTAAAATGCAAATCGGTGTTGAAGGTATTTATCCACAGGAAGAGCAAACTTATGCACATCTAGTGGTAAAAAATCGTAATCATTTGGCGGAAGTGATGCGTGAATTACGTTCATTATTGGCATTCCCACAAATTACACGTTTAAAAGCACCAATGATTATTAAACACTAA
- a CDS encoding DUF3800 domain-containing protein, with protein sequence MHSLIFLDESGDLGWRLDKPYQQGGSSRMLTLSVICIPEHKTKYIKRIVKALHQKRKRPLQHELKSVHLNRADKSLFLSLTKKLLKQHQDIHLYSITLNKNNIPTKINRNPNALYNYMVKKLVLDYICDTPFVDFIPDRRSEYLNIKWNMGEYQELVMRQFIHSNQIRHDYIELKHL encoded by the coding sequence ATGCATTCATTAATTTTTCTTGATGAAAGTGGTGATTTAGGCTGGCGTTTGGATAAACCTTATCAACAAGGTGGTTCTAGTCGTATGCTTACATTATCTGTAATTTGTATTCCCGAGCATAAAACTAAATATATCAAACGAATTGTTAAAGCACTTCATCAAAAAAGAAAACGTCCGTTGCAACATGAATTAAAATCAGTTCATCTAAATCGTGCAGATAAATCATTGTTTTTATCTCTAACAAAAAAATTACTTAAACAACATCAAGATATTCATCTTTATTCAATTACGCTCAATAAAAATAATATCCCAACAAAAATCAATCGTAATCCAAATGCCTTATATAATTATATGGTTAAAAAATTAGTATTAGATTATATTTGTGATACACCATTTGTAGATTTTATTCCAGATAGAAGAAGTGAGTATTTGAATATTAAATGGAATATGGGGGAATATCAAGAGTTAGTTATGCGTCAGTTTATTCATTCTAATCAAATTAGACATGATTATATTGAGTTAAAACACTTATGA
- a CDS encoding ABC transporter ATP-binding protein, which yields MIEIQQLSFYYGEQQILFDININLHENSITGLIGPNGAGKSTLMRCIAGLEIPRQGQVLLNGEPILANPQHSYTQLGYLPDIFGLSEQLTILQYWTYSAHAKGVASEKIPEAVAQTAQLLNLEHKLHHRIRELSRGQRQRVGIGQVIIHQPKLLILDEPASGLDPEARHELSQLFNRLKAQGMTLLVSSHILSELDEYCTHILVLKQGKIVKHQAINHENSQFIYTGQQSIPLVLRFAQWNDEIYNTLKQAPHLSHLQFDEKQMSVIASISPETQKRIEIIQYCVEKQLPLIGVEILKESLLHTYQKTLHHDETGA from the coding sequence ATGATAGAAATCCAACAACTCAGTTTTTATTATGGCGAACAACAAATTCTGTTTGACATTAATATTAACTTACATGAAAACAGCATTACAGGTCTCATCGGACCGAACGGTGCAGGTAAATCTACGCTAATGCGTTGTATTGCAGGTTTAGAAATTCCACGACAAGGACAAGTTTTACTCAATGGCGAACCAATTTTAGCCAACCCGCAACATAGCTATACACAACTTGGTTATTTACCTGATATTTTTGGTTTATCCGAACAACTGACCATTTTACAATATTGGACCTATTCAGCTCATGCCAAAGGTGTTGCCAGCGAAAAAATTCCTGAAGCGGTGGCACAAACCGCTCAATTATTAAACTTAGAGCATAAATTACATCATCGTATTCGTGAGTTATCTCGTGGGCAACGTCAGCGTGTTGGCATTGGGCAAGTGATTATTCATCAACCTAAGTTATTGATTTTAGATGAGCCAGCAAGTGGACTTGACCCAGAAGCACGCCATGAATTATCACAATTATTTAACCGTTTAAAAGCACAAGGCATGACGTTGTTAGTCTCTAGCCATATTTTGTCTGAGCTTGATGAATATTGCACCCATATTCTGGTGTTAAAACAAGGGAAAATCGTTAAACATCAAGCGATTAACCATGAAAATAGTCAATTTATTTATACAGGACAACAAAGTATTCCGCTTGTGTTACGTTTTGCACAATGGAATGATGAAATATACAATACTTTAAAGCAAGCACCACATTTAAGTCATTTACAGTTCGATGAAAAACAAATGAGTGTGATTGCCAGTATTTCACCTGAAACACAAAAGCGTATCGAAATTATTCAATACTGTGTAGAAAAACAATTACCACTCATCGGCGTGGAAATTTTAAAAGAAAGTTTATTACACACTTATCAAAAAACATTACATCATGATGAAACGGGAGCATAA
- the secA gene encoding preprotein translocase subunit SecA produces the protein MLSSLVGSIFGTKNERELKRMRKIVAQVNALEEKTSALSDEQLSAKTSEFRQRYKKGESLDKLLPEAFAVCREAAKRIMGMRHYDVQLIGGITLHEGKIAEMRTGEGKTLMGTLACYLNAISGDGVHVITVNDYLAKRDAELNRPLFEFLGLSIGIIYSMQDPFEKAQAYQADITYGTNNEFGFDYLRDNMVFAWSEKKQRGLAYAIIDEVDSILIDEARTPLIISGQSEGTSELYALINRIPPKLRPQKEEKVADGGHFWIDEKQRSIDITEAGFELIEQELMELGLLGLDDSLYSAANLNLLQHVTASIRAHYLYQLNVHYIIHDGEVIIVDENTGRTMPGRRWSEGLHQAVEAKEGLEIQPENQTMATTTFQNYFRLYRKLSGMTGTADTEAAEMKEIYGLDVVIIPTHRPLVRQDLNDVIYISKDAKYNAIIKEILRIQEKRAPVLIGTATIEASEILSQKLSNAGIMHEVLNAKQHEREADIIAQAGAPGAVTIATNMAGRGTDILLGGNWKAKLAKIENPSEEDEARLEAQWRADNEIVLNAGGLHIIGSERHESRRIDNQLRGRAGRQGDPGVSRFFLSLEDDLMRIFAGDRVIAMMRAMGLKEDEAIEHKMVNNSISNAQRKVESRDFDIRKNLLKYDDVNNEQRKIVYTQRDAILSEHDLSEYLEEMYKEVVKILIANFIPPETVYDQWDIAGLEASLKNDLSIDLPVSQWMKDDRRLDEEGIIRRVTKAVLDRYRERREQMGKEDAEVLERHFMLNSLDRHWKDHLASMDYLRQGIHLRGYAQKNPEQEYKREAFNLFVNMLGAIKSDVVTDLARVHIPTPEELAALEAQRQAEIEAMQLSFKQAQMSDVSQEFLADVAQQLGLDQNGNIAGEFNAQQEYYPAPESRNSPCPCGSGLKYKQCHGKIT, from the coding sequence ATGTTATCTAGCCTAGTGGGCAGTATTTTTGGCACAAAAAATGAACGTGAACTTAAACGTATGCGTAAAATTGTTGCCCAAGTTAATGCGTTGGAAGAAAAAACTTCAGCCTTAAGCGATGAACAATTATCAGCAAAAACTTCAGAATTTAGACAACGTTATAAAAAAGGTGAAAGTTTAGATAAACTATTGCCAGAAGCATTTGCGGTATGTCGTGAAGCCGCAAAACGTATCATGGGAATGCGTCATTACGATGTACAATTAATCGGCGGTATTACCTTACATGAAGGTAAAATTGCTGAAATGCGTACAGGGGAAGGGAAAACCTTAATGGGGACTTTGGCGTGTTATTTAAATGCCATTAGTGGTGATGGTGTACACGTCATTACCGTCAATGATTATTTGGCGAAACGTGATGCTGAGCTAAACCGTCCTTTATTTGAATTTTTGGGTTTAAGTATTGGTATTATTTACTCAATGCAAGACCCATTTGAAAAAGCACAGGCTTATCAAGCAGATATTACCTATGGTACGAACAATGAGTTTGGTTTTGACTATTTGCGTGATAATATGGTGTTTGCATGGTCAGAAAAAAAACAACGCGGTTTAGCCTATGCTATTATTGATGAAGTGGACTCAATTTTAATTGATGAAGCCCGTACACCATTAATTATCTCAGGGCAAAGTGAAGGAACATCAGAATTATATGCTTTAATTAACCGTATTCCACCAAAATTACGCCCACAAAAAGAAGAAAAAGTGGCTGATGGTGGACATTTTTGGATAGATGAAAAACAACGTTCAATTGATATTACTGAAGCAGGTTTTGAGTTAATTGAACAAGAATTGATGGAATTAGGCCTATTAGGTTTAGATGATAGTCTTTATTCTGCGGCAAATTTAAATTTGTTACAACACGTTACAGCATCGATTCGTGCCCATTATTTATATCAACTGAATGTACATTATATTATTCATGATGGCGAAGTCATTATTGTTGATGAAAATACAGGACGTACGATGCCGGGTCGCCGTTGGTCGGAGGGTTTACATCAAGCAGTTGAAGCCAAAGAAGGCTTAGAAATTCAACCTGAAAACCAAACTATGGCGACAACGACATTCCAAAACTATTTCCGTTTATATCGTAAATTGTCAGGTATGACAGGTACGGCAGATACTGAAGCGGCGGAAATGAAGGAAATTTATGGTTTAGATGTGGTTATTATTCCAACTCATCGTCCTTTAGTACGTCAGGATTTAAATGATGTGATTTATATTTCAAAAGATGCGAAATATAATGCTATTATCAAAGAAATTTTACGTATTCAAGAAAAACGTGCTCCTGTGTTGATTGGTACAGCTACCATTGAAGCCAGTGAAATTTTATCGCAAAAATTAAGCAATGCAGGCATTATGCACGAAGTGTTAAATGCAAAACAGCATGAGCGTGAGGCGGATATTATTGCTCAAGCAGGGGCACCCGGTGCAGTAACTATTGCGACTAATATGGCAGGTCGTGGTACTGATATTTTGCTAGGTGGTAACTGGAAAGCTAAATTAGCTAAAATTGAAAATCCAAGTGAAGAAGATGAAGCACGTTTAGAGGCACAATGGCGTGCGGATAATGAAATTGTACTGAATGCGGGTGGTTTGCATATCATCGGTTCAGAACGCCATGAAAGTCGCCGTATTGATAACCAGTTGCGTGGTCGTGCAGGTCGTCAGGGAGACCCTGGTGTATCACGTTTCTTCTTATCATTAGAAGATGATTTAATGCGTATTTTCGCTGGTGATCGTGTTATTGCGATGATGCGTGCGATGGGCTTAAAAGAAGATGAAGCGATTGAGCATAAAATGGTCAATAACTCGATTAGTAATGCTCAACGTAAAGTGGAATCACGTGATTTTGACATTCGTAAAAACTTATTAAAATACGATGATGTGAATAATGAACAGCGTAAAATTGTTTATACTCAACGTGATGCGATTTTATCGGAACATGATTTAAGTGAATATTTAGAAGAAATGTATAAAGAAGTGGTAAAAATTCTTATCGCTAACTTTATTCCACCTGAAACGGTATATGACCAATGGGATATTGCAGGTTTAGAAGCCAGCTTAAAAAATGATTTAAGCATTGATTTACCTGTATCACAATGGATGAAAGATGACCGCCGTTTAGATGAAGAAGGTATTATTCGCCGTGTAACGAAGGCTGTACTTGACCGTTATCGTGAACGCCGTGAGCAAATGGGCAAAGAAGATGCGGAAGTATTAGAACGTCATTTTATGTTAAATTCACTCGACCGCCATTGGAAAGATCATTTAGCATCAATGGATTATTTACGTCAAGGTATCCATTTGCGTGGTTATGCTCAGAAAAACCCAGAGCAAGAATATAAGCGTGAGGCGTTTAATTTATTTGTCAATATGTTAGGGGCGATTAAGTCTGATGTTGTTACTGATTTGGCTCGTGTACACATTCCAACACCTGAAGAATTAGCTGCTTTAGAAGCACAACGCCAAGCTGAAATTGAGGCAATGCAATTATCATTCAAACAAGCACAAATGAGTGATGTTTCGCAAGAGTTCTTAGCGGATGTTGCACAGCAATTAGGGCTTGACCAAAATGGTAATATTGCAGGTGAGTTTAATGCTCAACAGGAATATTATC